The following proteins come from a genomic window of uncultured Fretibacterium sp.:
- a CDS encoding DUF554 family protein → MLFWRDLIRHGISERFTAGWAQALITPAMLADLSGLGGLMIMGIGLDLLRIAEIRTGNMLPGLVLIVLLTALL, encoded by the coding sequence GTGCTTTTCTGGAGGGACCTCATCCGACATGGAATTTCTGAGCGGTTCACCGCCGGCTGGGCTCAGGCCCTCATCACCCCGGCGATGCTCGCCGACCTCTCGGGCCTGGGCGGGCTCATGATCATGGGAATCGGCCTGGACCTCCTGCGCATCGCGGAGATCCGGACGGGCAACATGCTTCCGGGGCTGGTCCTGATCGTGCTCCTCACGGCGCTGCTTTGA